CGCTCGCCGACTGACCCGCACCACCCCCACTCACCCCGGGCGACGACGACGTCGCCGGAGAGGACCCCTCGTGTACCTCGGCGTCGACGGCGGCGGGACCAAGACCGCGCTGTGCCTGGTGGACGGCACCGGCCGGGTGCTGGCCCGCCGGACCGCACCCTCCATCTACTACTTCGCCTCCGGCATCGAGCTGGTCGCCGAGGTGCTCACCCCGGCCGTGCGCGAGGTCTGCGCCGACGCCGGCGGCACCCCCGCCGACGTCGCGTACGCCTTCTTCGGGATGCCCGGCTACGGCGAGGCCAGCGGCGACGTGCCACTGCTGGACGCCGTCCCCTCCCGCGTGCTCGGCCACGACCGGTACCGCTGCGACAACGACATGGTCGCCGGCTGGGCCGGGTCGCTGGGTGCCGTCGACGGGGTCAACGTGATCAGCGGGACCGGCTCGATGACCTACGGCGAGCGGGCCGGCCAGGGCGCGCGGGTCGGCGGGTGGGGCGAGCTGTTCGGCGACGAGGGCTCGGCCTACTGGATCGCCCGCGAGGGCCTGGCCGCCTTCTCCCGGATGGCCGACGGCCGCGAGGAGGCCGGCCCGTTGCTCAGCGTGCTGCGCGAGCACCTGGAGCTGTCGGCCGACCTCGACCTCGTCGACGTCGTCCTCAACCGGTGGCACGGCGACCGCGGCCGGATCGCCGCGCTGTGCCGCCCGGTCGTGGCCGCCGCCGAGGCCGGTGACCGGGTGTGCGCGGCGATCGTCGAGCGGGCCGGTGCCGAGCTGGCGCTGCTGGTGTCGGCCACCCGCTTCCGGCTGGGCTGGCCGGCCGGGGAGCCGATGCCGGTCTCCTACTCCGGCGGCGCGCTGAACGCCGAGCCGCTGCTGGCCGCGTTCTCCCGCCGGCTGCACGACCTGGGCGACCCGGTCGACCTGCGCCGCCCCCTGCTCGCCCCCGATCTCGGCGCTGCCCTGCACGCCGCCCGGCTGGCCGGACACCCGGTCGACCAGGACGCCGTCGCCCGGCTGTCCGCCCACCCCACCCCCGCAGTTGCCTGAGGAGACACCGATGTCGACCACCACTGCCCGCACCGGGACCAACCGGAGCTGGATCACCTACGCCGGACTGCTCGTGCTGTCCTGGGGGGTGTGGGGCGCGTTCTCCAGCCTGCCCACCGCCACCTACGGCTACCCCGACGAGATGGTCTACGTCATCTGGGCGTTCACCATGCTCATCCCGGCGTTCTTCGCCCTGCGCGGCAGCACCTGGGACAAGCGGCCGGTCGCGATGCGGTACGGCCTGCTCGTGGGGCTCACCGGCGCCGGCGGCCAGCTGCTGCTGTTCAAGGCCCTCACCCTCGGCCCGGCCTACATCATCTTCCCGGTCATCGCGCTGTCCCCGGCGATCACCGTGCTCATGGCCGTCGTCCTGCTGCGCGAGCGGCTGAGCCGGCTGCCGATGATCGGCGTCGGGCTGGCCCTGGTCGCCGTCGTCATGTTCAGCATCAGCTCCGGCGACGGCACCGAGGGCCGGGGCGCCTGGCTGCTCATGGCCGTCGGCGTCTGCGTCGCGTGGGGTGTGCAGGCCTACTTCATGCGCAAGGCCGCCACCGTCGGGGTCAACGACGGCACCACCTTCGGCTGGATGACCATCAGCGGCCTGGTCCTGGTGCCCGTCGCGATCGTGATGATGGGCGGGCTGCCCTCCGGCGCCCCGTGGCAGGCCCCGACCCTGGCCGCCGGCACCCAGCTGCTCAACGCCGTCGGCGCGCTGTTCCTGGTGATGGCGCTGTCCCGCGGCAAGGCCTCGATCGTGGCGCCGACGACCAACGCGCTGGCCCCGGTGCTGACCATCCTGCTGTCGCTGGTGATCTACCAGACGCTGCCCTCGCCGACCGCCGCGATCGGCATCGTGCTGGCCCTCGTGGGCTCCACGCTGATGGTCTACAGCGACGAGAAGCGCGGGGAGGCGGTCACCGACGGGGCCGTCGTCCAGGACCAGGGCCTCAGGGTCTGACCTCCGTGCCCCAGGTCTCCACCGCCGCCCTCGCCCGCGACGCACGTCGTCGCGGGCGGGGGCTCGGCGCGTTCAACGTCGTCCACCTCGAGCAGGCCCGGGCCTACGAGTCCGCCGCCCGCGAGGCCGGCGTCGGCGTCGTCCTGCAGCTGTCGGAGAACGCGGTCGCCCACCACGGTGGGCTCACCGCCTACGCCGCCGGGGTGCTGGCGCTGGCCCGTGGCTCGGACGTGCCGGTCGCGGTGCACCTGGACCACGCCGAGGACGTCGACCTGGTCTCGGCCGCGGTCGACCTGGGCTTCAGCTCGGTGATGTACGACGGCTCGCGGCTGCCCTACGAGCAGAACCTGGCCGCCACCGCCGGGGTCGTCAGTGCCTGCCGGTCGGCCGGGGTCGACGTGGAGGCCGAGCTCGGC
This sequence is a window from Geodermatophilaceae bacterium NBWT11. Protein-coding genes within it:
- a CDS encoding N-acetylglucosamine kinase, encoding MYLGVDGGGTKTALCLVDGTGRVLARRTAPSIYYFASGIELVAEVLTPAVREVCADAGGTPADVAYAFFGMPGYGEASGDVPLLDAVPSRVLGHDRYRCDNDMVAGWAGSLGAVDGVNVISGTGSMTYGERAGQGARVGGWGELFGDEGSAYWIAREGLAAFSRMADGREEAGPLLSVLREHLELSADLDLVDVVLNRWHGDRGRIAALCRPVVAAAEAGDRVCAAIVERAGAELALLVSATRFRLGWPAGEPMPVSYSGGALNAEPLLAAFSRRLHDLGDPVDLRRPLLAPDLGAALHAARLAGHPVDQDAVARLSAHPTPAVA
- a CDS encoding DMT family transporter encodes the protein MSTTTARTGTNRSWITYAGLLVLSWGVWGAFSSLPTATYGYPDEMVYVIWAFTMLIPAFFALRGSTWDKRPVAMRYGLLVGLTGAGGQLLLFKALTLGPAYIIFPVIALSPAITVLMAVVLLRERLSRLPMIGVGLALVAVVMFSISSGDGTEGRGAWLLMAVGVCVAWGVQAYFMRKAATVGVNDGTTFGWMTISGLVLVPVAIVMMGGLPSGAPWQAPTLAAGTQLLNAVGALFLVMALSRGKASIVAPTTNALAPVLTILLSLVIYQTLPSPTAAIGIVLALVGSTLMVYSDEKRGEAVTDGAVVQDQGLRV